Proteins from one Asterias rubens chromosome 21, eAstRub1.3, whole genome shotgun sequence genomic window:
- the LOC117304396 gene encoding piRNA biogenesis protein EXD1-like — translation MAAYGATFNLVYEVVEEEGQIEPALKKLREPGEGLPLLAVDLEGEKLSRAGELVILSAATEKHTFLFNIKKLGSGVFDKGLRDLLQDPDRQKLMFDCRQDSDCLWHQYSVKLTNVLDLQLMEVVHRGDHMKQNAVVASLAYSSSGYLPRVNGFKKCLQKYNVKDHGILQAKERGSQVMKREGVWLEQPLQKALLEYSAADVMGFYKLYEKLKSVVRLNNHALVEASKNYLEFFRSRAVRTNDTFERNGFVPWRIFPTTPGTGPITTCQKCRQGFPRSDFRQRGQQICPVCVKVTTEVNKGWY, via the exons ATGGCGGCTTACGGCGCAACTTTCAATTTGGT TTACGAGGTGGTGGAGGAAGAGGGGCAAATAGAGCCAGCCCTAAAGAAACTCCGTGAGCCGGGTGAAGGGCTCCCTCTCTTGGCCGTCGACTTAGAGGGGGAAAAACTCAGCCGGGCAGGGGAGCTCGTTATCCTGTCTGCTGCAACAGAGAAGCACACTTTCTTGTTTAACATCAAGAAGTTGGGATCCGGGGTGTTCGACAAAGGCCTTAGGGATCTTCTTCAGGATCCAGATCGTCAGAAGTTGATGTTTGACTGCCGCCAGGACTCAGACTGTCTCTGGCATCAGTACAGCGTCAAACTGACCAACGTACTGGACTTGCAATTGATGGAg GTCGTTCATCGGGGTGATCACATGAAACAGAACGCCGTTGTAGCATCGCTGGCTTACTCGTCATCCGGGTACCTCCCAAGGGTCAACGGCTTCAAGAAATGTCTCCAGAAGTACAACGTCAAAGACCATGGCATCCTTCAAGCCAAGGAGCGTGGTAGCCAGGTGATGAAACGTGAAGGGGTCTGGCTTGAGCAACCTCTGCAGAAGGCTCTTCTAGAATACTCTGCAGCCGACGTCATGGGGTTTTACAAACTGTACGAGAAGCTGAAAAGCGTCGTGCGTCTGAACAACCACGCTTTAGTAGAGGCATCGAAGAACTACCTTGAGTTCTTCCGCTCTCGTGCTGTCCGCACCAACGATACGTTCGAGAGGAACGGGTTCGTACCTTGGCGTATTTTTCCAACCACACCGGGCACCGGGCCGATCACCACGTGCCAGAAATGCAGACAGGGTTTCCCGCGTTCTGATTTCAGGCAGAGAGGACAACAAATTTGTCCTGTCTGCGTCAAAGTCACGACGGAAGTCAACAAGGGGTGGTATTAA
- the LOC117304893 gene encoding piRNA biogenesis protein EXD1-like, whose product MDLTALNRVRDEIVEIDGEHTEKESDLSEGKLPEGIAEADRGEKRKCGGAEAGLSGEELDGKKDESSATKKLKIASISEGLSYEVVEEEGQIEPALKKLREPGEGLPLFAVDLEGEKLSRAGELVILSAATEKHTFLFNIKKLGPGVFDKGLRDLLQDPDRQKLMFDCRQDSDCLWHQYSVKLTNVLDLQVMEVVHRGDHMKQNAVVAMLAYSSSGYLPRVNGFKKCLQKYNVQDQGILQAKERGSQVMKREGVWLEQPLQKALLEYSAADVMGFYKLYEKLKSAVRLNNHAVVEASKNYLEFFRSRAVRTNDTFERNGFVPWRIFPTTPGTGPITTCQKCRQGFPSSDFNQRGQHICPVCVKVTKEVNKGWY is encoded by the exons ATGGATCTCACTGCGTTGAATAGAGTGAGAGACGAGATCGTGGAGATCGATGGAGAACACACAGAGAAAGAGTCTGATTTGTCAGAGGGAAAATTGCCCGAAGGTATCGCGGAGGCAGATAGGGGTGAGAAGAGAAAATGTGGAGGTGCAGAGGCTGGACTAAgtg GTGAAGAGTTGGACGGCAAAAAAGACGAAAGTTCCGCTACGAAGAAACTCAAAATTGCCTCAATATCAGAAGGATTAAG TTACGAGGTGGTGGAGGAAGAGGGGCAAATAGAGCCAGCCCTAAAGAAACTCCGTGAGCCGGGTGAAGGGCTCCCTCTCTTTGCCGTCGACTTAGAGGGGGAAAAACTCAGCCGGGCAGGGGAGCTCGTTATCCTGTCTGCTGCAACAGAGAAGCACACTTTCTTGTTCAACATCAAGAAGTTGGGACCCGGGGTGTTCGACAAAGGCCTTAGGGATCTTCTTCAGGATCCAGACCGTCAGAAGTTGATGTTTGACTGCCGCCAGGACTCAGACTGTCTCTGGCATCAGTACAGCGTCAAACTGACCAACGTACTGGACTTGCAAGTGATGGAG GTCGTTCATCGGGGTGATCACATGAAACAGAACGCCGTTGTAGCAATGCTGGCTTACTCGTCATCCGGGTACCTCCCAAGGGTCAACGGCTTCAAGAAATGTCTCCAGAAGTACAACGTCCAAGACCAAGGCATCCTTCAAGCCAAGGAGCGTGGTAGCCAGGTGATGAAACGTGAAGGGGTCTGGCTTGAGCAACCTCTGCAGAAGGCTCTTCTAGAATACTCTGCAGCCGACGTCATGGGGTTTTACAAACTGTACGAGAAGCTGAAAAGCGCCGTGCGTCTGAACAACCACGCCGTAGTAGAGGCATCGAAGAACTACCTCGAGTTCTTCCGCTCTCGTGCTGTCCGCACCAACGATACGTTCGAGAGGAACGGGTTCGTACCTTGGCGTATTTTTCCAACCACACCGGGCACCGGGCCGATCACCACGTGCCAGAAATGCAGACAGGGTTTCCCGAGTTCTGATTTCAATCAGAGAGGACAACACATTTGTCCTGTCTGCGTCAAAGTCACGAAGGAAGTCAACAAGGGGTGGTATTAA
- the LOC117304633 gene encoding piRNA biogenesis protein EXD1-like isoform X1, whose translation MDLTALNRVRDEKVYGEINSSVEIVIDGEHTEKESDLSEGKLPEGVAEAERGEKRKCGGAEAGPSGEELGGKKDESSATKKLKIASTSEGLSYEVVDEEEQIEPALEKLRKGLPLLAVDLEGEKLNRKGELAIVSVATENDTFLFDIKTLGSKVFDKGLMDLLQDPDRQKLMFDCRQDSDCLWHKYNVKLTNVLDLQLMEVIHRGDASTHQQLNLRTNKRVLDVPRVLGFQKCLEDYVKDEDLIKAKKGLESHSDGVWLTRPLRKSFLRYAAADVIGMLRLFKVLSETGNVLNLLRDVSNRYVDFYRLKEDRSYDNYEGNPFLPWRIFQSYYSTEVKCVGCKRLFPSADFTTTQKREGVQKCPVCRKVKNVKDVQKSREYNWNREFECDEYYEDPLF comes from the exons ATGGATCTCACTGCGTTGAATAGAGTGAGAGACGAGAAGGTGTATGGCGAGATCAACAGCTCCGTGGAGATCGTGATCGATGGAGAACACACAGAGAAAGAGTCTGATTTGTCAGAGGGAAAATTGCCCGAAGGTGTCGCAGAGGCAGAGAGGGGTGAAAAGAGAAAATGTGGAGGTGCGGAGGCTGGACCAAgtg GTGAAGAGTTGGGCGGCAAAAAAGACGAAAGTTCCGCTACGAAGAAACTCAAAATTGCCTCAACATCAGAAGGATTAAG CTACGAAGTCGTGGATGAAGAAGAGCAAATAGAGCCAGCCCTTGAGAAACTCCGTAAAGGACTCCCTCTCTTGGCCGTCGACTTAGAGGGGGAGAAACTCAACCGGAAGGGTGAGCTCGCCATCGTGTCCGTTGCAACGGAGAATGACACGTTCTTGTTCGACATCAAGACGTTGGGATCCAAGGTGTTCGACAAAGGCCTGATGGACCTTCTTCAGGATCCGGACCGTCAGAAGTTGATGTTTGACTGCCGTCAGGACTCGGACTGTCTCTGGCATAAATACAACGTCAAACTGACCAATGTGCTGGACTTGCAATTGATGGag GTCATCCACCGAGGTGATGCATCAACCCATCAACAGTTGAACCTTCGTACAAACAAACGAGTTCTAGATGTTCCAAGAGTTCTCGGCTTTCAGAAATGTCTCGAAGACTACGTCAAAGATGAAGATCTCATCAAGGCAAAGAAAGGATTGGAAAGTCACTCAGATGGTGTGTGGTTGACCCGACCTCTTCGCAAGTCATTTCTACGGTATGCTGCAGCCGATGTAATCGGCATGCTGCGGTTGTTCAAAGTACTGAGCGAAACAGGGAACGTTCTGAATTTACTGCGGGATGTTTCGAATAGATATGTCGATTTCTACCGATTGAAAGAAGACCGTTCCTACGATAATTACGAAGGGAACCCATTCCTGCCCTGGCGTATTTTCCAGAGCTATTATAGCACAGAAGTCAAGTGCGTGGGTTGCAAGCGCCTATTTCCCAGTGCGGACTTCACAACCACCCAAAAGCGGGAAGGGGTACAGAAATGCCCAGTCTGCAGGAAGGTTAAAAATGTGAAAGATGTACAGAAAAGTAGAGAGTATAACTGGAATCGTGAATTCGAATGTGACGAATATTATGAAGACCCTTTGTTTtag
- the LOC117304395 gene encoding melanotransferrin-like, whose protein sequence is MIGMASIMRFICLVLCLHVSCAVTEVRWCTISSHEEAKCAAMKTAFASNSLPTLLRCVAHTSARECMAAIANGDADLITLDGGDVYQAGFEFGLVPIMNEQYAQANPDGYHAIAVVKKSNTGININNLRGKKSCHTGVKKTAGWNVPVGFLMEKGDMTPQDCQDDITSAGNFFSQSCAPGAKSPDYDPFGTNPDSLCDLCLSTDCSRSSSELYYNYAGAFRCLAEGAGDVAFIKPVTITQYTDGASGDDWARDLSSADFELLCPDGSRAAVGSEANCNLAFVPTHAVMTSSKYISTVLADFRDVLQQAQTLFGEDVNSNGFSMFDSTLYTGGSDLLFKDSTVSLKNVVDKDYAQYLGESYLATLKGLEKCPANTLRWCVTSDFEKEKCRAMSSAFAGEGFTPRVSCFQSYTDLDCVAEITNDRADLITLDAGVLYKAGRESGVSPIMAEDYGQGDSTYWGIAVVKRDTTFTINDLKGKKSCHTGIMRTVGWIVPVGFLITRGDIVVTETCDIPQAVGEFFSESCASGSKAEKNDPDGTNPESLCALCTGVGTDKCASSAAEPYAGYAGAFRCMAEGAGDVAFVKHTTVGDNTGGTNKASWAINLNKADYQLLCPDGSRAEIDDYMNCNLARVPSHAVVTSGDKTAAEKKDMVDLLTNGQNLFKSDTGPGFRMFDSSNYTNSNNLIFKDSTVQLLDRRSKDTYDKFLSKEYLEDVEAIYCDKDDGGTSSAGNLLASFLVVNIALVIRRIVVG, encoded by the exons ATGATTGGAATGGCCAGCATCATGCGTTTCATTTGTCTGGTACTTTGCCTTCATGTGTCATGTGCAG tGACTGAGGTACGTTGGTGCACTATATCCAGTCATGAAGAAGCAAAATGTGCCGCAATGAAGACGGCATTTGCAAGTAATTCATTGCCTACACTGCTGCGGTGTGTTGCACACACTTCTGCAAGG GAATGCATGGCTGCAATTGCTAACGGCGATGCCGATCTGATCACGCTTGATGGTGGAGACGTTTATCAGGCAGGGTTCGAGTTCGGCTTGGTACCCATTATGAACGAGCAGTATGCGCAGGCCA ACCCAGACGGTTACCATGCCATTGCCGTGGTGAAAAAGTCAAACACGGGCATCAACATCAATAACCTTCGGGGAAAGAAGTCGTGCCACACCGGAGTGAAGAAGACCGCCGGATGGAACGTCCCCGTAGGTTTCCTCATGGAGAAAGGTGATATGACTCCCCAAGACTGCCAGGACGACATTACATCTGCCGGGAATTTCTTCAGCCAAAGCTGTGCTCCAG GTGCTAAGTCTCCCGACTACGATCCATTTGGTACTAACCCTGATAGTTTGTGTGATCTGTGTCTGAGCACTGACTGTTCTCGCAGCTCCAGCGAGCTGTACTATAACTATGCTGGCGCATTCAG ATGTTTGGCTGAAGGCGCAGGTGATGTGGCGTTCATCAAACCAGTTACGATCACCCAATACACCGACGGGGCAAGCGGTGACGACTGGGCACGCGACTTATCGAGCGCTGACTTTGAATTGCTGTGTCCTGATGGTAGCAGAGCAGCGGTCGGAAGTGAGGCCAACTGCAATCTTGCTTTT gttCCAACACACGCTGTCATGACCTCCAGTAAATACATTTCAACCGTTCTTGCCGATTTTCGAGATGTGCTTCAGCAAGCTCAG ACTCTTTTTGGTGAGGATGTCAACTCGAACGGTTTCTCCATGTTCGACTCGACACTCTACACAGGAGGCTCCGACCTTCTGTTCAAGGATTCTACAGTTTCACTCAAGAATGTTGTCGACAAAGATTATGCCCAATACCTGGGTGAATCGTACCTCGCTACTCTAAAAG GTCTGGAAAAATGTCCAGCAAACACCCTCCGCTGGTGTGTGACCTCTGACTTTGAGAAGGAGAAATGTCGAGCCATGAGTTCGGCCTTCGCGGGCGAGGGTTTCACTCCACGTGTATCCTGCTTCCAAAGCTACACTGATTTGGATTGTGTTGCTGAAATCACAA ACGATCGCGCTGATCTGATCACCCTTGATGCTGGAGTTCTGTACAAGGCAGGGCGTGAGAGTGGCGTCTCCCCAATCATGGCAGAGGATTACGGGCAAGGGGACAGCACCTACTGGGGTATTGCTGTCGTCAAAAGAGATACTACATTCACCATCAACGACCTGAAG GGGAAGAAGTCTTGTCACACAGGTATAATGAGGACCGTTGGATGGATCGTCCCAGTAGGCTTCCTTATCACTCGCGGTGACATCGTCGTAACCGAAACCTGTGACATCCCTCAAGCTGTCG gtgagTTTTTCAGTGAAAGCTGTGCGTCGGGAAGCAAAGCAGAGAAAAATGACCCCGATGGTACCAACCCAGAAAGCCTTTGTGCGCTTTGTACAGGAGTAGGAACTGACAAATGTGCATCTAGTGCTGCAGAACCGTACGCTGGCTACGCTGGTGCATTCCG ATGCATGGCTGAAGGGGCGGGTGACGTTGCCTTTGTGAAGCACACTACAGTAGGGGACAACACCGGCGGGACAAACAAAGCTAGTTGGGCGATAAATCTGAATAAGGCAGACTACCAGTTGCTGTGCCCAGACGGTTCCAGAGCCGAGATAGATGACTACATGAACTGCAATCTTGCCAGGGTACCATCACACGCTGTGGTCACGTCTGGCGACAAGACTGCTGCCGAGAAGAAGGATATGGTCGACCTGTTGACTAATggacag AATCTTTTCAAGAGTGACACAGGTCCAGGGTTTAGAATGTTTGATTCGTCCAACTACACCAATTCTAACAATCTCATCTTCAAAGACTCCACCGTCCAGCTCCTGGACCGCAGGTCTAAAGACACCTACGACAAGTTCCTGAGCAAGGAATACCTGGAAGACGTCGAGGCCATCTACTGCGACAAGGATGATGGAGGCACGTCATCAGCTGGCAACCTCCTGGCGTCTTTCCTCGTGGTGAATATCGCCTTGGTGATTCGCCGCATCGTTGTTGGCTAG